A stretch of Brassica napus cultivar Da-Ae chromosome C6, Da-Ae, whole genome shotgun sequence DNA encodes these proteins:
- the BNAC06G11380D gene encoding uncharacterized protein BNAC06G11380D translates to MKPPSGTLKCNVRSSWSNDQQMSGAAWILRNHNGDALLHSRRSYSLAFSHTLADLHSLHWAVESMVNLKQTRIIFEFSLPSLRDALANPSSHPESQWLFDAVHVLPQKLDSWCLRVAPSSENKAALEIATSVTRDLRLHSYVARNGPS, encoded by the coding sequence ATGAAACCCCCTTCTGGTACTCTCAAATGTAACGTCAGAAGCTCTTGGTCTAATGATCAGCAAATGAGTGGAGCAGCTTGGATCCTCCGGAACCATAACGGAGACGCCTTACTCCACAGTCGCAGATCATATTCCTTGGCTTTTTCCCACACCTTAGCTGATCTTCATAGCCTTCACTGGGCAGTGGAAAGCATGGTCAACCTTAAGCAAACAAGGATCATCTTTGAATTCTCTTTGCCTTCTCTCCGAGATGCCCTAGCTAATCCTAgctctcatcctgaatctcaGTGGTTGTTTGATGCAGTACATGTGCTTCCGCAGAAACTAGACTCTTGGTGTCTGAGAGTGGCCCCTTCATCTGAGAACAAGGCTGCGCTGGAAATTGCTACGAGTGTCACCAGAGACTTGAGGCTCCACTCCTACGTAGCTCGAAATGGTCCCTCATAG
- the LOC106452413 gene encoding proteasome subunit alpha type-4-A, which produces MSRRYDSRTTIFSPEGRLYQVEYAMEAIGNAGSAIGILAKDGVVLIGEKKVTSKLLQTSTSAEKMYKIDDHVACAVAGIMSDANILINTARVQAQRYTFMYQEPMPVEQLVQSLCDTKQGYTQFGGLRPFGVSFLFAGWDKNHGFQLYMSDPSGNYGGWKAAAVGANNQAAQSILKQDYKDDASREEVVELALKVLSKTMDSTSLTSEKLELAEVFLTPSGSVQYHVHSPDSLTKLLVKHGVTQPAAETP; this is translated from the coding sequence ATGTCTCGGAGGTATGACAGTCGCACCACCATCTTCTCACCGGAAGGTCGTCTCTACCAAGTTGAGTACGCTATGGAAGCCATTGGCAACGCTGGCTCCGCTATTGGAATCTTGGCCAAAGACGGAGTTGTCCTGATTGGTGAAAAGAAAGTCACCTCTAAGCTTCTTCAAACCTCCACATCCGCTGAGAAAATGTACAAGATCGATGACCACGTGGCCTGTGCTGTCGCTGGTATCATGTCTGACGCCAACATTCTCATCAACACCGCTCGAGTCCAAGCTCAGCGTTACACCTTCATGTACCAAGAGCCTATGCCGGTTGAGCAGCTGGTTCAGTCTCTATGTGATACCAAGCAAGGGTACACACAGTTTGGTGGTCTTCGTCCCTTTggagtttcttttctttttgcagGATGGGACAAGAACCATGGGTTTCAACTCTATATGAGTGACCCGAGTGGGAACTACGGTGGATGGAAAGCTGCTGCCGTTGGTGCTAATAATCAAGCTGCTCAGTCTATTCTTAAGCAAGACTACAAGGATGATGCGTCCAGGGAAGAGGTGGTTGAGCTCGCTCTCAAGGTTTTGAGCAAGACGATGGACAGCACGAGCTTGACATCTGAGAAGCTCGAGCTTGCTGAGGTGTTTCTGACTCCATCAGGGAGTGTTCAGTACCATGTTCACTCGCCTGACTCTCTCACTAAGCTTTTGGTTAAGCATGGTGTGACGCAACCAGCTGCAGAAACTCCCTAA
- the LOC106345442 gene encoding formin-like protein 3 — MGRLTKAFLAIFLVVLVCVSVEIIARDGANRLRSSVSEEAHGVDMAEQTKIHCRKELKDENKDCLVYISREAAAANGYLKLSVLTGYRHWFGPLLDSTTSYPRRKLISKKKKFTVSAPNFALGPAPRLTPGPAPTSRNYDRAPSTSPSQPSSHSPPDESNSAPVKRKPSVVAPSPSVVLSPAKKYDILMELIIAVASTAVLTFFLVALLFLCCFRRNRGPRDGPRDEGQFLHLVDLSPGSNETSPAVANPSRRFFSASSKKKSFLSRMSLKRTTGHDQLSTAQASTSSGHPPPLKLPPGRTAAPPPPAPPQPPPPPKSKPPPPPKLVRPPPAPPKGAAGKRQGHSSSGDASDVDSETGAAKTKLKPFFWDKMANPDQKMVWHEISAGSFQFNEEAMESLFGYNDGNKNKSGQRGESSRDSPVQYIQIIDPRKAQNLSILLRALNVTTEEVVEAIKEGNELPVELLQTLLKMAPTTEEELKLRLYSGDVNLLGPAERFLKILVDIPFAFKRIESLLFMISLQEEVSGIKESLSTLEVACKKLRNSRLFLKLLEAVLKTGNRMNVGTFRGDAQAFKLDTLLKLSDVKGTDGKTTLLNFVVLEIIRSEGVRALRLQSKSFSSVRTEEDTNNNSTDSSPQSVERYRSTGLQVVSGLTTELEDVKRAAVIDADGLAATLTNLSGSLTNAREFLKSMEEESDFEKALAGFIERADADIKWMKEEEERIMALVKSSADYFHGKSAKNEGLRLFAIVRDFLIMLEKVCRQIKETTTSATKTRTHSGKKETQVMMMQDSNQPSTDNIQHRLFPAIAERRDDSSDDSDDE; from the exons ATGGGGAGATTAACAAAAGCTTTTCTGGCCATCTTTCTCGTTGTTCTTGTTTGCGTCTCCGTTGAGATTATCGCTCGTGACGGTGCCAATCGCTTACGATCCTCTGTTTCCGAGGAGGCTCATGGCGTCGACATG GCAGAGCAAACAAAGATACATTGTCGAAAAGAACTCAAAGATGAGAACAAAGACTGTCTTGTCTACATCTCTCGCGAAGCAGCAGCAGCAAATGGGTACCTAAAGCTATCCGTCTTAACCGGTTATCGGCATTGGTTTGGACCTCTCCTTGATTCTACTACAAGCTATCCAAGAAGAAAGCTGATCAGTAAGAAAAAGAAGTTCACAGTATCTGCTCCAAACTTCGCCCTTGGTCCTGCACCACGTCTCACTCCGGGTCCCGCTCCAACCTCTCGAAATTATGACCGTGCACCTTCAACCTCTCCATCTCAACCTTCTTCACATTCGCCACCCGATGAATCAAACTCTGCTCCGGTTAAGAGAAAACCGAGCGTTGTTGCTCCTAGTCCAAGTGTTGTTCTATCACCGGCGAagaaatatgatattttgatgGAACTTATCATTGCTGTTGCTTCAACAGCTGTATTAACCTTCTTTCTAGTTGCATTGCTCTTCCTATGTTGCTTCAGACGCAACCGCGGTCCTAGAGATGGACCAAGAGACGAAGGACAGTTTCTACATCTAGTTGATTTATCACCTG GATCAAATGAGACATCTCCCGCAGTCGCAAACCCAAGCAGAAGATTTTTCAGTGCTAGTTCCAAAAAGAAATCGTTTCTTTCTAGAATGTCTCTAAAGAGAACTACTGGTCATGATCAGTTATCAACAGCTCAAGCGTCCACATCCTCAGGACATCCTCCTCCATTAAAGCTTCCCCCGGGAAGAACAgcagctcctcctcctcctgcacCTCCACAGCCGCCGCCACCTCCTAAATCAAAGCCTCCTCCACCACCTAAACTTGTTCGTCCTCCACCTGCACCACCTAAAGGTGCGGCTGGAAAGCGCCAAGGTCATAGTTCCTCTGGAGATGCTTCTGATGTTGATTCTGAGACCGGAGCTGCAAAGACAAAACTAAAACCGTTTTTCTGGGATAAAATGGCTAACCCTGACCAGAAAATGGTTTGGCATGAGATCAGCGCCGGCTCATTCCA GTTCAACGAAGAGGCGATGGAGTCACTGTTTGGTTACAATGATGGGAACAAAAACAAGAGTGGTCAAAGAGGAGAATCATCTAGAGACTCTCCTGTCCAGTATATACAGATCATTGATCCAAGGAAAGCTCAGAACTTATCTATTCTTCTCCGAGCTTTGAATGTAACAACCGAGGAAGTGGTCGAGGCCATTAAAGAAGGTAATGAGCTCCCGGTGGAGCTCCTCCAAACGTTGCTGAAGATGGCTCCAACTACAGAAGAGGAACTCAAACTTAGACTATACTCAGGAGATGTTAACCTTCTTGGCCCTGCAGAGAGGTTTTTGAAGATTCTTGTTGATATACCTTTTGCATTCAAACGTATAGAGTCTCTTCTGTTCATGATCTCACTTCAGGAAGAAGTCTCTGGCATCAAAGAATCACTCTCTACTCTCGAG GTGGCTTGCAAGAAACTGAGGAACAGCAGACTGTTCCTGAAACTACTAGAGGCAGTTCTCAAGACAGGAAACCGAATGAATGTCGGAACCTTCCGTGGTGACGCACAAGCTTTCAAACTAGACACGCTCTTGAAACTATCTGACGTCAAAGGAACAGATGGTAAAACCACACTCTTGAACTTCGTTGTCCTTGAGATCATTCGTTCCGAAGGAGTTCGTGCTCTCCGCCTCCAAAGCAAAAGCTTCTCGAGCGTTAGAACAGAGGAGGACACCAACAACAACAGCACAGACTCAAGTCCACAATCAGTGGAGCGTTACCGAAGCACGGGACTCCAAGTGGTTTCGGGATTAACAACAGAGCTTGAAGATGTCAAGAGAGCAGCGGTCATAGACGCTGATGGATTAGCTGCGACGCTGACGAATCTAAGCGGCTCGCTGACGAACGCGAGGGAGTTTTTGAAGTCGATGGAGGAAGAGAGCGACTTCGAGAAAGCTTTAGCTGGGTTTATAGAACGTGCGGATGCTGACATAAAATGgatgaaggaagaagaagagaggatcATGGCGTTGGTCAAAAGCTCTGCCGATTATTTCCATGGCAAGTCTGCTAAGAACGAAGGGTTGCGTTTGTTTGCTATAGTGCGTGATTTCTTGATCATGTTGGAGAAAGTTTGTAGACAAATTAAGGAAACTACGACATCAGCTACGAAGACAAGGACTCATTCGGGCAAGAAAGAAACTCAAGTGATGATGATGCAGGATAGTAATCAACCGTCGACGGATAACATTCAACATCGTTTGTTTCCGGCGATTGCTGAACGGAGAGATGACAGTTCCGATGATTCAGACGATGAGTag
- the LOC125588854 gene encoding histone-lysine N-methyltransferase ATXR3-like, whose amino-acid sequence MSDGGVACMPLLNIMEKLPAVEKTLCGGNNDTKLAGNSENGHTSISANDKLPDSQPAQPPKKKTKKIVKKVIRKVMVRKQKQPKQQAVQLPGESQVQTKEHDKKSEPLHENTCNGQLENGGDSGFKDEVEEGELGTMSSHGILENGEISPVKSLQRSEIEKGEISGESWKKDETANAEFSYMHYDKGYAERRDLSSDKYRKGEERDFRSWRDPSDEIEKGEFIPDRWHKMDTVKDDHSYNRSRRNGSDREKTWRYEYDYEHEPTPPGGRFVNEDFYRRREFRSGNDRATRISSKIVIEDNLHKNECNDPNGLGKEYSSTVNKLKRHGAEPDSFERKHSYDDYGDYGSSKCRKISDDYSRSLHSDHYSRHSVERPYKDSYSSKTSSLEKYSRKHQDSSFPARAFSDRHGHSPARSDLSPHDRSRYHEHRDRSPIHRERSPYARERSPYIFEKSSHARKRSPHDRSHHHDYRRSPSYSEWSSDRRDGTSNYREDPQSDRNRRNGHREISRKSGVREKGDSQAGTELEHKYRHRDSNGKESASSSKELQGQNILYNNDPVVEKSSICDSSKIPSPCAKGNESVQVSEAPTEELPSMEVDMDICDTPPHEPAKGKESVAADSSLGKWFYLDYYGMENGPAKLSELKALMEQGILLSDHMIKHSDNNRWVTIENATSPTVNINFPSVVSDAVTRLVNPPEAPGNLLEDIVDAAEAVPMDQEAGYSLPESVSIPDTKEILVEHHEDFQFDKRIASLVEGCTITPGRELETLGEAMQIKVELEETRKFVSPEDITWCYYQVVDQLLGDEASGSSEPKTRDVEELTSENVDGSESDEIGSWLSGRWSCKGGDWIRRDEASQDIYYKKKLVLNDGFPLCLMQKSGHEDPRRHQKDDLYYSRSSSRLELPLWAFSGVDERNQARGVKASVLSVVRLNSLVVNDQVPSIPDPHVKVRGREKCSSRHARPSPASSDSKWESVETISQSTSCGSQDLQGCWKTGASVITPTNRLYTVEDLQLHLGDWFYIDGAGQEQGPLPFSALQILVDKGLIKSHSSVFRKSDKIWVPVTSITKTLETSAKLQGKKPALPSDCQSLVVSESQDFKHSEMDTSLSSFHSMHPQFLGYFRGKLHQLVMKTFKSREFSAAINDVLDTWINGKQPKKETDKYMYHSSEFDSSYPKRARLMAGEIGDHSEVDDVFQKDDLAFEDLCGDATFHVEGSGSSRTAGIYWDLLDGHALARVFHLLRYDVKSLAFASMTCRHWKATVNSYKDISRQVDLSSLGPNCTDSRLWSIMNTYNTQKIDSVILVGCTNVTSSMLEEVLRLFSHISSVNITGCSQFGDLTLNYKKVSWLKFQHPRSGELRSRLRSLKQTTDVAKSKGLGGDTDDFGNLKDYFDRVEKRDSANQLFRKSLYKRSKLYDARKSSAILSRDARIRRWAVKKSEHGYKRVEEFLASSLRGIMKQNTFDFFTLKVAQIEEKMKNGYYVSHGLKSVKEDISRMCREAIKGRNRGGSKDMNRIIVPFIQLATRLEEVSMVTSSYRRDELMKSWQDGSGFSSASKYNKKLSKSVTEKKFMSRTSDTLGVNGALDYGEYASDREIRRRLSKLNRKSFGSGSETSSELSENDSYSSASASESESDIRSEGRSQDSRVEKYFTSDESFDSVIEEREWGARMTKAGLVPPVTRKYEVIEEYTIVADEEEVQRKMLVSLPEDYAEKLNAQKNGTEELDMELPEVKEYKPRKLLGNEVLEQEVYGIDPYTHNLLLDSMPELDWSLQDKHSFIEDVVLRTLNRQARLFTGSGNTPMVFPLRPVIEELKENAREECDIQTMRMCQGILKAIESRSDDNYVSYRKGLGVVCNKQSGFVVEDFVVEFLGEVYPVWKWFEKQDGIRSLQENKTDPAPEFYNIYLERPKGDADGYDLVVVDAMHKANYASRICHSCRPNCEAKVTAVDGHYQIGIYSVRPIEYGEEITFDYNSVTESKEEYEASVCLCGSQVCRGSYLNLTGEGAFQKVLKEWHGLLDRHKLMLEACILNSVSEEDYLELGRAGLGSCLLGGLPDWVIAYTARLVRFINFERTKLPEEILKHNMEEKRKYFSDVHLDVEKSDAEVQAEGVYNQRLQNLAVTLDKVRYVMRRVFGDPKNAPPPLERLTPEETVSLLWNGDGSLVEDLLQCLSPHVEEGIVDELRYKIRAHDPSGSADVLEELQRSLLWLRDEIRDLPCTYKCRNDAAADLIHIYAYTKCFFKVREYKSFVSSPVHISPLDLGTKYAEKLGDSIKEYRKTYGENYCLGQLIYWYEQTNTDPDVTLVKATRGCLSLPDVASFYAKAQKPSKHRVYGPKTVKTMVSQMLKQPQKPWAKDKIWMFKSNPVVFGSPMFDAVLNDSSLDRELLQWLRSRRHVFQATWDS is encoded by the exons ATGAGCGATGGGGGTGTAGCATGCATGCCTCTACTGAATATAATGGAGAAGCTTCCAGCTGTGGAGAAGACGCTTTGTGGAGGCAACAATGATACCAAGCTTGCTGGTAATTCTGAGAATGGCCACACATCAATCTCAGCTAATGATAAGCTTCCAGACTCTCAGCCAGCTCAGCCACctaagaagaagacgaagaaaattGTTAAGAAGGTAATTCGTAAAGTTATGGTGAGAAAGCAGAAGCAGCCGAAACAGCAGGCAGTGCAACTCCCTGGAGAATCACAGGTTCAGACGAAAGAGCACGATAAGAAGAGTGAACCTCTGCATGAGAATACTTGTAATGGACAACTCGAAAACGGTGGAGATTCTGGGTTTAAAGATGAAGTGGAAGAGGGTGAGTTAGGTACAATGAGTTCTCATGGGATTTTGGAGAACGGTGAAATTTCGCCGGTGAAGTCATTGCAGAGGAGTGAGATCGAAAAGGGCGAGATATCTGGGGAGAGTTGGAAGAAAGATGAGACTGCAAATGCGGAGTTCAGTTACATGCATTATGATAAAGGGTACGCAGAGAGAAGGGATTTATCCTCAGATAAGTACAGGAAAGGGGAAGAGAGAGACTTCAGGTCATGGAGAGATCCCAGTGATGAAATTGAGAAGGGGGAGTTCATCCCAGACAGATGGCATAAAATGGATACAGTTAAGGATGATCATAGTTACAACCGGTCTCGTAGGAATGGATCAGACAGAGAGAAAACGTGGAGATACGAGTATGATTATGAACATGAACCTACCCCGCCTGGTGGAAGGTTCGTGAATGAGGATTTCTATCGCCGGAGAGAATTCAGAAGTGGGAATGACAGGGCTACGAGGATCAGTTCTAAAATTGTAATAGAGGATAATTTACACAAGAACGAATGCAACGATCCCAATGGTCTTGGGAAAGAGTATTCTTCTACCGTGAACAAGCTGAAGCGACATGGAGCTGAACCGGATAGCTTTGAGCGCAAACACTCTTATGATGATTATGGGGATTATGGGAGCTCCAAATGTAGAAAAATTTCTGATGATTATTCCCGATCTCTTCACTCAGACCACTATTCACGTCACTCTGTTGAGAGACCCTACAAAGATTCATATTCATCAAAAACTTCATCTCTGGAAAAGTATTCTAGAAAGCACCAAGACTCATCTTTCCCTGCAAGGGCTTTTTCGGACAGACATGGACACAGTCCTGCACGATCTGACCTTTCTCCACATGATCGGTCTAGGTACCATGAACACAGGGATAGAAGTCCTATCCATCGGGAGAGGTCACCATATGCCCGGGAGAGGTCGCCATACatctttgagaagtcttcacaTGCTCGTAAAAGGTCTCCCCATGACCGCAGCCATCACCATGATTATAGAAGAAGTCCAAGTTACTCTGAGTGGTCCAGTGATCGTAGGGATGGCACTTCTAACTATAGGGAAGATCCCCAGAGCGATCGTAACAGACGTAATGGCCACAGAGAAATAAGCAGGAAAAGTGGAGTTAGGGAGAAGGGGGATTCTCAGGCTGGTACGGAGCTCGAGCATAAGTACAGACATAGGGATTCTAATGGGAAAGAGTCGGCTTCATCAAGCAAAGAATTGCAAGGTCAAAACATTTTGTACAACAATGATCCGGTGGTTGAAAAAAGTTCTATTTGTGATTCATCCAAGATTCCAAGTCCGTGTGCAAAGGGAAACGAGTCTGTGCAAGTCTctgaagctcctactgaggagTTGCCATCAATGGAGGTAGATATGGACATTTGTGATACACCACCGCATGAGCCTGCAAAGGGAAAAGAATCTGTGGCGGCTGATTCATCTTTGGGGAAGTGGTTTTATCTTGATTACTATGGCATGGAAAATGGGCCTGCAAAGTTATCCGAGCTTAAAGCTCTTATGGAGCAAGGCATTCTTCTCTCTGACCATATGATTAAACATTCAGATAACAATAGGTGGGTCACTATTGAAAATGCAACATCTCCTACGGTCAACATAAATTTTCCATCGGTCGTGTCAGATGCAGTGACACGGCTCGTCAATCCTCCTGAAGCGCCTGGTAATTTATTAGAAGACATTGTAGATGCTGCCGAAGCAGTTCCTATGGACCAAGAAGCTGGATATTCCTTGCCTGAATCAGTGTCTATACCAGATACTAAGGAAATTTTAGTAGAACATCATGAAGATTTTCAGTTTGATAAAAGGATCGCTAGTCTCGTGGAGGGTTGTACTATCACCCCTGGAAGGGAACTTGAAACACTTGGAG AAGCTATGCAGATTAAAGTTGAGCTTGAAGAGACTAGAAAATTTGTGAGTCCTGAAG ATATCACCTGGTGCTACTATCAAGTGGTAGATCAGTTGCTAGGGGATGAGGCGTCGGGGTCTTCAGAGCCCAAGACAAGGGATGTCGAAGAGTTGACGTCAGAAAATGTTGATGGATCTGAGAGCGATGAGATAGGAAGCTGGTTATCAGGTCGTTGGTCTTGCAAAGGAGGGGACTGGATAAGACGCGATGAAGCTTCGCAagatatatattacaaaaagaagttggtTCTGAATGATGGTTTCCCGTTATGCCTGATGCAGAAGTCAGGTCATGAGGATCCTAGAAGGCATCAGAAGGATGATTTGTATTATTCTCGAAGCAGCTCTAGGCTGGAACTTCCCCTGTGGGCTTTTTCTGGTGTCGATGAGAGAAATCAGGCGAGGGGAGTCAAGGCTAGTGTGCTCTCTGTAGTTAGGCTTAACTCATTGGTCGTAAATGATCAAGTTCCATCGATTCCTGATCCCCATGTCAAAGTTCGTGGTAGGGAAAAGTGCTCTTCAAGGCATGCTCGTCCTTCCCCTGCATCTAGTGATTCCAAGTGGGAATCAGTCGAAACTATTTCTCAATCAACATCTTGCGGTAGTCAAGATTTGCAGGGGTGTTGGAAAACCGGCGCATCTGTTATTACCCCTACAAATCGTCTGTATACAGTCGAGGATTTGCAGTTGCATTTGGGTGATTGGTTCTATATAGATGGGGCTGGGCAAGAACAAGGACCTCTGCCATTTTCAGCGCTCCAGATATTGGTTGATAAAGGTTTAATAAAGAGCCATAGTAGTGTCTTCAGGAAATCTGATAAAATTTGGGTACCTGTTACCTCTATCACAAAAACTCTTGAAACAAGTGCCAAACTCCAGGGAAAAAAACCAGCTCTGCCTTCAGATTGTCAAAGCCTTGTTGTCTCAGAGTCGCAGGATTTCAAGCATTCTGAAATGGACACTAGTCTAAGCTCGTTCCATAGTATGCACCCTCAGTTCCTTGGTTATTTCCGTGGGAAACTCCATCAATTGGTTATGAAAACATTCAAGAGTCGGGAATTTTCTGCTGCCATAAACGATGTTTTAGACACTTGGATCAATGGGAAACAGCCAAAGAAAGAGACTGACAAGTACATGTACCACTCTTCAG AATTTGATTCATCCTATCCAAAAAGAGCTCGATTGATGGCTGGTGAAATTGGGGACCATTCTGAAGTGGATGATGTGTTTCAGAAGGATGATTTGGCATTTGAGGATTTATGTGGGGACGCTACCTTCCATGTAGAAGGAAGTGGATCTTCTCGCACCGCGGGGATTTACTGGGATCTGTTAGATGGTCATGCGTTAGCACGGGTCTTTCATTTGTTGAGATATGATGTAAAATCACTTGCATTTGCGTCCATGACTTGTAGACATTGGAAAGCCACTGTTAATTCATACAAGGATATTTCAAGACAAGTTGACTTATCTTCTTTGGGTCCCAACTGCACAGATTCTAGGCTTTGGAGTATCATG AACACTTACAACACGCAGAAGATAGACTCTGTCATTCTGGTTGGTTGTACAAACGTGACTTCCAGCATGCTTGAGGAAGTGCTTCGTTTATTTTCCCATATATCTTCTGTAAACATCACAGGCTGCTCCCAGTTTGGAGATTTGACATTGAACTATAAAAAAGTAAGTTGGCTCAAATTCCAGCATCCTCGATCAGGTGAATTGCGTTCCAGGTTAAGGAGTTTGAAACAGACTACAGATGTTGCTAAGTCTAAGGGCTTAGGAGGTGATACAGATGATTTTGGTAACCTTAAGGATTACTTTGATCGAGTGGAAAAGCGAGACTCAGCTAATCAGTTATTCCGAAAGAGCTTATACAAACGTTCAAAATTGTATGATGCAAGGAAATCATCGGCAATTCTATCCAGGGATGCTCGTATCAGGCGATGGGCGGTTAAAAAGTCAGAACATGGGTATAAGCGAGTAGAGGAATTCCTTGCTTCAAGCCTTAGGGGCATCATGAAGCAAAATACTTTTGACTTCTTTACTTTGAAG GTCGCtcaaatagaggaaaaaatgaaaaacggTTACTACGTTAGTCATGGTTTGAAATCTGTCAAGGAGGATATCAGTCGAATGTGCAGGGAAGCAATTAA AGGGCGGAATCGGGGAGGCTCCAAAGACATGAACCGAATCATCGTACCATTTATTCAACTTGCCACACGTTTAGAAGAGGTCTCTATGGTTACTTCTTCATACAGAAGAGATGAATTAATGAAGTCATGGCAAGATGGCTCAGGGTTCTCATCAGCCTCTAAGTACAACAAGAAGTTGAGTAAATCAGTAACTGAAAAGAAGTTCATGAGCAGGACTAGTGACACATTGGGTGTAAATGGTGCGTTGGACTACGGAGAATATGCATCGGACCGAGAAATCAGAAGGCGTTTGTCTAAACTGAATCGTAAATCATTTGGTTCGGGAAGTGAAACATCTTCTGAGCTATCTGAGAATGACAGTTATAgctcagcttcagcttcagaaAGTGAATCGGACATCCGTTCAGAAGGTCGATCACAGGACTCACGTGTCGAGAAATACTTCACATCAGATGAGTCCTTTGATTCTGTAATCGAAGAGCGAGAATGGGGTGCACGTATGACCAAAGCTGGTCTTGTGCCACCAGTCACTAGGAAATATGAAGTGATTGAAGAGTACACAATTGTCGCCGACGAGGAGGAGGTACAGCGAAAGATGCTGGTTTCTTTGCCAGAAGACTATGCTGAGAAGCTTAATGCACAAAAAAATGGTACTGAAGAGTTAGATATGGAACTTCCTGAAGTCAAGGAGTATAAACCAAGAAAGCTTCTTGGCAACGAGGTTTTAGAGCAAGAGGTGTATGGAATCGATCCCTACACTCATAACCTCTTACTTGATTCAATGCCAGAATTGGACTGGTCACTGCAGGATAAACATTCGTTTATAGAAGATGTAGTCTTGCGTACCCTGAACAGGCAAGCTAGGTTGTTCACTGGATCTGGTAACACCCCCATGGTATTCCCTTTAAGGCCTGTGATTGAAGAGCTCAAAGAGAATGCTCGTGAAGAGTGTGATATACAAACAATGAGGATGTGTCAAGGCATCTTAAAGGCTATAGAAAGTCGTTCTGATGATAATTATGTGTCTTATCGGAAG GGCCTCGGTGTGGTGTGCAACAAACAAAGTGGTTTTGTAGTAGAAGATTTTGTTGTTGAATTTCTTGGAGAG GTTTATCCTGTTTGGAAGTGGTTTGAGAAGcaagatggaattcgttccttACAGGAAAACAAAACTGATCCTGCACCAGAGTTTTACAATATATATCTTGAGAGACCAAAG GGTGATGCTGATGGATATGATTTAGTTGTTGTTGATGCCATGCACAAAGCTAATTATGCTAGTCGAATTTGTCACTCTTGCCGACCGAACTGTGAAGCTAA GGTTACTGCGGTGGATGGACACTACCAGATTGGCATATATTCAGTACGTCCTATTGAGTATGGCGAAGAGATAACTTTTGATTATAATTCTGTAACTGAG AGTAAGGAAGAATATGAGGCGTCTGTTTGCTTGTGTGGTAGCCAAGTTTGCCGAGGCAGCTACTTGAATCTCACTGGTGAAGGTGCATTTCAGAAG GTATTAAAGGAATGGCATGGTCTGCTGGATCGACACAAACTGATGCTAGAAGCTTGTATACTAAATTCAGTTTCAGAAGAAGATTATCTTGAGTTGGGAAGAGCTGGACTGGGAAGTTGTTTGCTTGGTGGGCTGCCAGATTGGGTGATTGCGTATACTGCTCGTCTG GTGCGATTCATCAATTTCGAGAGAACTAAGCTTCCAGAGGAAATTCTTAAGCATAATAtggaagaaaagagaaaatatttttcaGACGTACACCTTGATGTTGAGAAAAGTGATGCTGAGGTTCAG GCTGAGGGTGTCTACAATCAGAGGCTTCAGAATTTGGCTGTCACACTTGACAAG GTAAGATATGTTATGAGACGTGTGTTTGGGGATCCAAAGAACGCTCCTCCTCCGCTCGAGAGGCTTACTCCTGAAGAAACAGTCTCTCTTTTATGGAACGGGGATGGTTCCTTAGTTGAGGACCTGCTTCAGTGCCTGTCACCTCACGTGGAGGAAGGCATTGTTGATGAACTTAGATACAAAATTCGCGCCCATGATCCATCTGGATCTGCAGATGTCCTTGAGGAGCTTCAGAGATCATTACTTTG GTTGAGAGATGAGATTCGAGATCTACCTTGTACATACAAGTGTCGGAATGATGCTGCAGCTGATTTAATACACATATATGCCTATACGAAGTGCTTTTTTAAAGTTCGG GAATATAAGTCCTTTGTCTCTTCTCCTGTACACATAAGCCCTTTAGATTTGGGAACCAAGTATGCGGAGAAACTAGGTGACAGTATAAAGGAGTACCGGAAAACTTATGGCGAGAACTATTGTCTCGGGCAGCTAATTTACTGGTATGAACAGACGAATACTGATCCAGATGTTACATTGGTGAAAGCAACCAGAGGGTGCTTGTCTTTGCCCGACGTTGCTTCCTTCTACgcaaaggcccagaaaccatctAAGCATCGTGTTTATGGACCAAAGACGGTGAAAACCATGGTTTCACAGATG TTAAAGCAACCTCAAAAACCATGGGCAAAGGATAAAATATGGATGTTCAAAAGCAACCCGGTAGTATTTGGAAGCCCGATGTTCGAtgctgtcctcaacgactcgtCACTAGATAGAGAACTGTTGCAGTGGCTAAGAAGCAGACGGCATGTCTTTCAAGCGACATGGGATAGTTAG